The following are encoded together in the Cohaesibacter gelatinilyticus genome:
- a CDS encoding DoxX family protein produces the protein MTLINQLQNLHSRIFQAVESALNGWFLGLVARLVFASVLFFLFFNAGISKLGEGIFGLFSPDAGAYAQIIPHIAEAVVYDTSKIAFFPWTIIVIAGTIAEIVLPITIVAGLFTRLSSLAFIGVIAVMTFVDINLHGVGTETIGAFFDQQHNAEIADQRLLWIFPLLYLIIKGPGKISIDYLLSKVWSDRNTQD, from the coding sequence ATGACGCTGATAAATCAATTGCAGAATCTGCACTCTCGCATTTTTCAAGCTGTTGAGTCCGCTCTCAATGGTTGGTTTCTGGGCCTTGTTGCACGCCTCGTCTTTGCCAGCGTGCTGTTTTTCCTCTTCTTCAATGCTGGTATCAGCAAATTGGGTGAAGGCATCTTCGGTCTCTTTTCACCCGATGCGGGGGCCTATGCCCAGATCATTCCGCATATCGCCGAAGCAGTGGTGTATGACACGTCCAAGATCGCCTTCTTTCCTTGGACCATCATTGTTATCGCTGGTACCATTGCCGAGATCGTCTTGCCAATCACGATTGTGGCAGGCCTTTTTACGCGCCTGTCCAGCCTTGCTTTCATCGGTGTGATTGCTGTCATGACTTTTGTCGACATCAATTTGCATGGCGTCGGAACCGAGACCATCGGCGCATTCTTCGATCAGCAACATAATGCCGAGATCGCCGACCAACGTCTGCTTTGGATCTTCCCACTGCTCTATCTGATCATCAAAGGGCCTGGTAAAATCTCCATCGATTATCTCCTGTCCAAGGTCTGGTCGGATCGCAATACACAGGATTGA
- a CDS encoding threonine aldolase family protein — translation MFFASDNWAGASQPIMDALARHNDGYSPAYGGDPLTDQITQKFRDIFETDCDVWMVATGTAANALSLSCATGPGGAVFCHKEAHIRVDECGAPEFLSSGARMWGLEGRHCKLTPDSIKNGFEEIPQGVVHHGMANAISLSQATEAGTAYSVKEIEAMSDLAKSRELALHMDGARFANALVSLDCTPAEMTWKAGVDMLSFGATKNGAWAAEAVVFFNKQLGKNFEYRRKRAGHLFSKMRFAAAQFDGYFKDDHWLANARHANTMASNLIAGIQKSKKAQLAWDSQSNEVFVYLPTDLAAKLETAGAAFHEWPENTLAEEDKPQDGFGLYRLVCSYRTTDQDVDQFLDFLKD, via the coding sequence ATGTTTTTTGCCAGTGACAACTGGGCTGGTGCTTCCCAGCCGATCATGGATGCTCTTGCCCGCCACAATGATGGCTATAGCCCCGCCTATGGGGGCGATCCACTCACAGACCAGATCACCCAAAAATTCCGCGATATATTTGAGACCGACTGTGATGTCTGGATGGTTGCTACAGGCACGGCGGCAAACGCATTATCCCTGTCTTGCGCTACAGGACCCGGTGGTGCCGTCTTCTGTCACAAGGAAGCCCATATCCGCGTTGATGAATGCGGCGCTCCAGAGTTTCTCTCCTCCGGCGCACGCATGTGGGGGCTGGAAGGCCGCCATTGCAAGCTGACACCAGACAGTATCAAGAACGGCTTCGAAGAGATTCCGCAAGGCGTCGTCCATCACGGCATGGCAAATGCCATTTCTCTTTCCCAGGCAACAGAAGCTGGCACAGCCTACTCAGTCAAGGAAATCGAGGCAATGTCCGACTTGGCCAAAAGCCGCGAGCTGGCATTGCATATGGATGGTGCTCGCTTTGCCAATGCGCTTGTCTCTCTTGACTGTACTCCTGCCGAAATGACCTGGAAAGCAGGTGTTGACATGCTCTCCTTTGGCGCGACCAAAAATGGTGCCTGGGCCGCAGAAGCTGTTGTTTTCTTCAACAAGCAACTGGGCAAGAACTTTGAATATCGTCGCAAACGCGCAGGTCATCTCTTCTCCAAGATGCGTTTTGCAGCCGCTCAATTTGATGGATATTTCAAAGATGATCACTGGCTGGCAAACGCCCGCCATGCCAACACCATGGCGTCAAACCTCATCGCGGGAATCCAGAAAAGCAAAAAGGCACAATTGGCTTGGGATAGCCAATCAAATGAGGTCTTCGTCTATCTGCCAACAGATCTGGCCGCAAAGCTTGAGACCGCCGGTGCCGCATTCCACGAATGGCCAGAGAACACTCTGGCAGAAGAGGATAAGCCGCAAGACGGATTTGGGCTCTATCGTCTCGTCTGCTCCTATCGCACGACAGACCAGGATGTCGATCAGTTCCTTGATTTCCTGAAGGACTGA